In the Streptomyces sp. SJL17-4 genome, AAGGCCGTCCAGGGCCACAAGGTCGTCGCCCTGCCCTTCGCCGACCCCGACCTCGCCTCCCTCGCCCACCGCGGCAAGGACGTCCCCGGCTCGCTGGAGCACCTCCAGTCGGCGACCGCCCTCGCCGGAACCACGGTCGAGACCATCCTCCACGTCCAGCCCGCCACCGACTTCGCCTGGCCCGTCGACGGGGCCGTCGACCCGTCCATCGTGGCGGTGGCGACCTCGGCCGGCGCCGACAAGGTGATCGCCCGCAGCGACAGCGTCCGCGACGACCTCTCGTACACGCCCACCGCGGCCCGACCCTTCAGCAACGGCACCACCGCCGTGGTGAGCGACGCGCTCCTGTCCACGACCTTCGAGGGGGACATGGTCCGGACGGAGAACTCGACCCTCGCGGTCCAGGAGTTCCTCGCCCAGTCCCTCGCGATCACCCTGGAACAGCCGGAGGACCAGCGCAGCATCGTGGTCGCCCCGCAGCGGGTGCCGACCGCCGCGCAGGCGCAGACCATGGCGACCGCCCTGCGCGGTCTCTCCGCCAAGCGGTGGAGCCAGCCGAGCGACCTCCTGGCGGCCGCCGGCGCCAAGCCGGACCCCGACGCCTCCACCGCGGTGCCCGCCGGCTCCCGGTACCCCAAGAAGCTGCGCGACCGGGAGCTTCCGGTCCAGGCCTTCCGCGACATGAAGACCACGCGCGACGAGCTGGACGACTTCAAGGTCATCCTCACCGCCCAGTACCGCGTCGTGCCTCCGTTCACCAACGCGATCAACCGCGAGATGGCGACCTCGTGGCGGGGGCAGGCCCGAGCCGCCGCGCTCTACCGGATCAACGTCCTGGAGTATCTGCAGACCCTCACCGAGGGGGTCCAGCTGGTCGACAAGTCCGACCTCACCCTCTCCGGCCGCAGCGCGACGATCCCCGTGACCGTCCAGAACAAGCTGCTGCAGGACGTACATCTCGTGCTGCGGCTCACCTCCGGCAGCAAGAACCGCCTCAACCTGAACGGCGAGCGGTACAAAGAGCTGCCCGTGAAGATCAGCGGCGGCCACAGCCAGTCGGTGAAGTTCTCCGCCTCCGCCAATGTCAACGGCCAGGTGCCGATGACGGCCCAGCTCTACACCGAGGACGGCACCCCCTACGGTCAGCCGATGACGTTCACCGTGAAGGTCTCCGAGATCACCGCCACGGTGATGCTCGTGATCGCCGGTGGCGTCCTCCTCCTCGTCCTGGCCGGCGTGCGGATGTACAGCCAGCGCAAGCGGGTGGCCGCGCGGAACGCCGAGGCCGAAGCGGCGGAGACGGACGACACCACCCCGGAGGAGACGGAGCCGCAGCCGGAATCCGGGGCGGATCACGAGGCGGAGCCCACGGCGGACACGCCGCGCGAGCCGGAAGCCCCTTCGGAGGAGCCCGCCGCGGACGAACCCGAGCAGCCGAGTGACCCGACACCGGACACCGGGCCCGAAAGCGGCAACCCGTCGGGCCCGAGTGAGAAAGTGGACCGTTGAGCGATGTCGTGGCCGGTCGGCCGGGGACGATGAGGTGGGGTAACCATGAACGCGCCGTACGACGGTGACCGCGGCCAGGGCGCGGGCGGCACGCCGCCGTCCGGTGGGCCGCCCCCGGCACCCCCCGGCTCGGGCTACCCGCCGGTGCCGCCCCCGCCGCCGGGCTCCCCTGGCCCGCAAGGCCACACCCCCTACACGCCGGACGGCTACGCACAGGACGGCTACCAGCAGAACCCCTACGCCCAGGACCCCTACGTCCAGGACGTCTTCACCCACGACCCGTACCGGGCCCAGGACCTGTCCGCGCAGGACCCGGTGACCGAGGCGCTCTACGACCGCGCCGCGCATCCGCCGCCCCCGCCCGGCACGTACCAGGAGCCGCAGCCGCTCTACCAGCAGCCGGCCGCGCCCCACCACGCTCCCGACCCCCGGGTGTGGGCCCAGACCCCGGCGCCCGAGCCCGAGGGGCCGTCCCGCCACCTGCCGTACGGCGACGACGCGCGCACCGTCCAGTTCACCGGCGTCGACGACCTGGTGACCCGGGCCGGTGAGGAGGAGCCCGAGCCGGACGCCTTCGCGCACCTCTACCGGGACCAGCAGACGCCCGGCCAGGTGCCCCCGCCCGCCCCGGAGCCGGATCCCATGCCCGCCCCCGCCCCCAAGAAGTCCGGCCGCGCCTCCGGGCTGCTGAAGTCGAGCGCGGTGATGGCCGCCGGCACCCTGGTCTCCCGGCTCACCGGCTTCGTCCGCAGCCTGGTGATCACCGGCGCGCTCGGCGCCGCCCTGCTCGGCGACACCTTCACCATCGCCTACACCCTGCCGACGATGATCTACATCCTCACCGTCGGCGGCGGCCTCAACTCGGTCTTCGTCCCGCAGCTCGTCCGCTCGATGAAGAACGACGAGGACGGCGGCGAGGCCTACGCCAACCGCCTGCTCACCCTGGTGATGGTGGCGCTCGGCGCGATCGTGGTCCTGGCCGTCTTCGCGGCGCCGCTGCTCATCCGGCTGATGTCGAACACCATCGCCGACGACGCCGCGGCCAACAGCGTGGCCGTGACGTTCGCCCGCTACTGCCTGCCCACGATCTTCTTCATGGGTGTGCATGTGGTGATGGGTCAGATCCTCAACGCCCGCGGCAAGTTCGGCGCGATGATGTGGACCCCGGTCCTCAACAACATCGTCATGATCGTCACCTTCGGCCTGTTCATCTGGGTCTACGGCACCTCCGCCGAGTCCCACATGGGCGTGCAGACCATCCCCGACGACGGCATCCGCCTGCTCGGCATCGGCACCCTGCTCGGACTCGTCGTCCAGGCCCTGGCGATGATCCCGTACCTCCGGGAAACCGGCTTCCGCTTCCGGCCCCGCTTCGACTGGAAGGGCCACGGGCTCGGCAAGACGGTCAAGCTCGCCAAGTGGACGGTGCTCTTCGTCCTCGCCAACCAGGCCGGCGTCCTGGTCGTCACCCAGCTCGCCACGGCGGCCGGTGAGGAGTCCGGCAGGAACGGTGCCGGCTTCCTCGCCTACTCCAACGCCCAGCTGATCTGGGGCATGCCGCAGGCCATCATCACGGTTTCCG is a window encoding:
- a CDS encoding DUF6049 family protein, whose amino-acid sequence is MAEAADIQGTGPSPARRWLRRTITVAFGAPLLAGLLQAPATSSPAFAAEDATGSKTVDVSLDTLAPSAPVEGDTVTVTGTVTNRGKKAVTDATVNLRVGPQMTSRSEIEQVTGRTGYRDDSDPAPLEDAPTVKIPRLGPGLSADFSLSVPVSDLGLDEAGVYQLGVSLTGQTSDRRYDRVLGIERTFVPYQPEATEKRTQLTYLWPLISSAHVSAETATDDQQTPVFEDDTLAAELKPGGRLDELVSLGKDLPVTWVVDPDLLASVDAMANGYRVKDGTLHVPGKHQAVAERWLDALEKAVQGHKVVALPFADPDLASLAHRGKDVPGSLEHLQSATALAGTTVETILHVQPATDFAWPVDGAVDPSIVAVATSAGADKVIARSDSVRDDLSYTPTAARPFSNGTTAVVSDALLSTTFEGDMVRTENSTLAVQEFLAQSLAITLEQPEDQRSIVVAPQRVPTAAQAQTMATALRGLSAKRWSQPSDLLAAAGAKPDPDASTAVPAGSRYPKKLRDRELPVQAFRDMKTTRDELDDFKVILTAQYRVVPPFTNAINREMATSWRGQARAAALYRINVLEYLQTLTEGVQLVDKSDLTLSGRSATIPVTVQNKLLQDVHLVLRLTSGSKNRLNLNGERYKELPVKISGGHSQSVKFSASANVNGQVPMTAQLYTEDGTPYGQPMTFTVKVSEITATVMLVIAGGVLLLVLAGVRMYSQRKRVAARNAEAEAAETDDTTPEETEPQPESGADHEAEPTADTPREPEAPSEEPAADEPEQPSDPTPDTGPESGNPSGPSEKVDR
- the murJ gene encoding murein biosynthesis integral membrane protein MurJ encodes the protein MNAPYDGDRGQGAGGTPPSGGPPPAPPGSGYPPVPPPPPGSPGPQGHTPYTPDGYAQDGYQQNPYAQDPYVQDVFTHDPYRAQDLSAQDPVTEALYDRAAHPPPPPGTYQEPQPLYQQPAAPHHAPDPRVWAQTPAPEPEGPSRHLPYGDDARTVQFTGVDDLVTRAGEEEPEPDAFAHLYRDQQTPGQVPPPAPEPDPMPAPAPKKSGRASGLLKSSAVMAAGTLVSRLTGFVRSLVITGALGAALLGDTFTIAYTLPTMIYILTVGGGLNSVFVPQLVRSMKNDEDGGEAYANRLLTLVMVALGAIVVLAVFAAPLLIRLMSNTIADDAAANSVAVTFARYCLPTIFFMGVHVVMGQILNARGKFGAMMWTPVLNNIVMIVTFGLFIWVYGTSAESHMGVQTIPDDGIRLLGIGTLLGLVVQALAMIPYLRETGFRFRPRFDWKGHGLGKTVKLAKWTVLFVLANQAGVLVVTQLATAAGEESGRNGAGFLAYSNAQLIWGMPQAIITVSVMAALLPRISRAAHDNDPGAVRDDISQGLRNSAVAIVPVSFAFLALGVPMCTLLYASSGVEAAQGMGFILMAFGLGLIPYSVQYVVLRGFYAYEDTRTPFYNTVIVAAVNAAASAICYVVLPAQWAVVGMAASYGLAYAVGVGIAWRRLRKLLGGDLDGTHVMRTYARLCMASVPAAIVAGAAGFGLLKLLGEGALGSLVALIIGGAVLLGVFFVAAKRMRIAELNTLVGMVRGRLGR